One window from the genome of Spirosoma rhododendri encodes:
- a CDS encoding ATP-binding protein: MIRRLMMNAIELALYKGKAIIVTGPRQVGKTTLLREIARQAQQAVLWLNCDEPDDRADLDNVSSTQLRALVGASKLVVIDEAQRVPSIGLTLKLLVDQLPDVQVIATGSSALELSGGIKESLTGRKFDYRLLPFSTAELAAETSVREEGRLLERRLIYGFYPDVVLNPADSDRRLAELADSYLYKDILKLQDIRKPMVLQKLLLALALRVGSEVSNYELGQTVGTDPATVDRYIGLLEQVFVVFQVHALSRNLRNELKKSRKVFFYDNGIRNAIIKNFNPLDLRADTGALWENFMISERIKANLNAGRKPNYYFWRTTQQQEIDWLEEEQGKLTAFEFKWNVRAKARFPATFQQAYPGTDMNVVSPDNYMAFLLPN, encoded by the coding sequence ATGATTAGACGGCTAATGATGAATGCTATCGAGTTGGCATTATACAAAGGAAAAGCAATTATAGTGACGGGACCCCGACAGGTCGGCAAAACGACGCTACTACGGGAAATAGCCCGACAGGCTCAACAGGCAGTTCTCTGGCTGAACTGCGATGAACCCGACGATCGGGCTGACCTCGATAATGTGAGTAGTACGCAGCTTCGGGCGTTGGTTGGAGCGAGTAAACTGGTGGTTATCGATGAAGCGCAGCGCGTGCCCAGTATCGGGCTGACGCTAAAACTGCTGGTCGACCAATTGCCCGATGTGCAGGTTATCGCCACCGGCTCATCGGCACTCGAACTGTCCGGGGGGATCAAGGAATCCTTGACAGGCCGAAAATTTGACTACCGGCTGTTACCGTTTTCAACTGCTGAACTGGCCGCCGAAACATCGGTTCGGGAGGAAGGGCGGTTGCTGGAACGACGCCTTATTTACGGTTTTTACCCCGACGTCGTGCTCAATCCTGCCGATTCCGATCGCCGACTTGCTGAACTGGCTGACAGCTACCTATACAAAGACATTCTGAAACTACAGGATATCCGCAAACCAATGGTCTTGCAAAAGCTATTGCTTGCGCTGGCATTGCGGGTAGGAAGCGAAGTGTCTAACTACGAACTGGGGCAAACCGTAGGAACCGACCCCGCAACGGTAGATCGATACATCGGCTTACTGGAGCAGGTATTTGTTGTGTTTCAGGTGCATGCGCTGAGCCGTAATCTGCGCAATGAGTTGAAAAAAAGTCGGAAAGTGTTTTTCTACGACAACGGCATTCGCAACGCTATCATCAAAAATTTCAATCCGTTGGACCTGCGCGCTGACACGGGCGCGCTGTGGGAAAATTTCATGATCTCCGAACGGATAAAAGCGAATCTGAATGCAGGGCGAAAGCCTAACTATTATTTCTGGCGAACGACACAGCAACAGGAAATTGACTGGCTGGAAGAAGAGCAGGGCAAACTAACTGCATTTGAGTTTAAGTGGAATGTGCGCGCCAAAGCACGCTTCCCAGCTACGTTCCAGCAAGCCTATCCGGGAACGGATATGAACGTCGTTTCGCCCGATAACTACATGGCCTTTCTGCTCCCGAACTAA